The following are from one region of the Amycolatopsis sp. QT-25 genome:
- a CDS encoding 3-hydroxyacyl-CoA dehydrogenase NAD-binding domain-containing protein produces the protein MTFRNAAVIGAGTIGLSWTALFAAHGMEVRVSDPRPDLADAVAGALETFAPHLGRDAADLAPHVHLAADVPEAVRNADVVQENGPEDVGFKKELFATLVREAPSHALLLSSSSAIPSTAFASELDDASRVLIGHPFNPPHLIPLVEVVPGERTSAESADRAVEFYRFVGRTPVVEHKEIPGFVGNRLQNALSREAIYLVEQGVVSPSELDAVMTNSLGIRWSTVGPFLGSHLGGGPGGYRHMAEHIGKSMKKMWADLGQPSQDPEEQERLIEAVESAYGSSTYSELTEARDRKQLAVLSALDSAVSTRKEEN, from the coding sequence ATGACTTTCCGGAACGCCGCGGTGATCGGCGCGGGCACCATCGGCCTGTCGTGGACGGCGTTGTTCGCCGCGCACGGGATGGAGGTCCGGGTCTCGGACCCGCGGCCGGATCTCGCCGACGCCGTCGCCGGCGCGCTGGAGACGTTCGCCCCGCATCTCGGCCGGGACGCCGCGGACCTCGCCCCGCACGTCCACCTCGCCGCCGACGTCCCCGAAGCCGTCCGGAACGCGGATGTCGTGCAGGAGAACGGACCCGAGGACGTCGGGTTCAAGAAGGAACTGTTCGCCACCCTGGTTCGTGAGGCGCCGTCGCACGCGCTGCTGCTCAGCTCGTCTTCGGCGATCCCCTCGACGGCGTTCGCTTCGGAGCTGGACGACGCGTCGCGCGTCCTGATCGGTCACCCGTTCAACCCACCGCATCTGATCCCGCTGGTCGAGGTCGTACCCGGTGAGCGCACCAGCGCCGAGTCGGCGGACCGCGCCGTCGAGTTCTACCGCTTCGTCGGCCGCACCCCGGTGGTGGAGCACAAGGAGATCCCCGGCTTCGTCGGTAACCGCTTGCAGAACGCGCTGAGCCGCGAAGCGATCTACCTGGTGGAACAGGGCGTCGTGTCACCGTCCGAACTGGACGCGGTGATGACGAACTCGCTCGGCATCCGCTGGTCCACCGTCGGGCCGTTCCTCGGCTCGCATCTGGGTGGTGGCCCCGGCGGTTACCGGCACATGGCCGAGCACATCGGCAAGTCGATGAAGAAGATGTGGGCGGACCTCGGTCAGCCCTCGCAGGACCCCGAAGAACAGGAACGGCTCATCGAAGCCGTGGAATCCGCTTACGGCTCCTCCACGTACTCGGAACTCACCGAGGCGCGCGACCGCAAGCAGCTCGCGGTGCTGTCCGCTTTGGACAGTGCCGTCAGTACTCGCAAGGAGGAGAACTGA